gtctaaacaagtacaagagctactaagtgTACAACTGGACATGATAATTAAAAGACACAActcccaccatgcggaaggaagAATATAAGCTGCTGGAGattttcttcgtcttcacctaatgaaaccTCACCGATCCTGCAaccagactatgtcaaaagacatagtaagagtagtatcagtacaaacacacgtactggtaggcatcatcggtcaacccgacacccaccgcataatataagaaaccaactagtaagatcatgaAATAAACCACTCGATTCTCCACCTTCATCCGCTCTTGAAATACCTCCAATGTACACTAGTACTCCGACTACTAACATCATTCTCAATCAACCTACCTACCAGGTACTTGATCATAGCCTACTCGTTCGGACACATTAGTGTCGCGCCTCATTTTTTCGCAAAAATGGACTTTCCTTTCGgatgcacgacctaacaactcttttaggttttgggttgattgaagagtcgccacctaacgaattaaggcacgttagggcacctatctaacctaaacTAGTCTAACTAAGGTCAACCAATCAGAGAttgggtaagggttcaaattaccttgaggggaaggtgttaggcatccctcgaggtccacaaatatAGGTCCCGGCTgtatctcatgcaatttatgtgggggttacaagtagcaattaaggtcacttcatttattatttagttagttaattacGCTAGCTATGTGATATaacattaaacaattaaaataacttcattaatttatttaatcgattaagcatgcaaaactaagtgataacataatatttaaCAATTAAGATTACCtcatttgtttatttaattaattaaacatgcagaactaggtgataacataatattaCACAATTAAGGGCAccttagttattttaattaattagttaagcATGTAAGACTAAGTGATAACATAATAACgaataaatattaaacaattaataaagagataagCGAGGAGACATAAATTGCACAAGtaaataaacaaacaatttttatatttttttaaagctaccccaaacaattataattataaacaaataaagggacAAAAGGAAAGGGAGATTGTGAAGGACTTTACGGATCAACGCTCGGCTTCTATATAGGGACAGACAAAACAAATGTTTGTCATTTTACGGCTCGAGGCAATGTCATCATCTCCGTAGGGCctaactacccctaccccaccttCCACATGCATTTCGTCCTTAAAGGTGCCTAGTTCCCCCGCTTAatgtccaagaggcattggactacgAGTAGGGTGATTTTAGACTAACATAAAATATATGCTTCTAAATAGGCCCCCTAAacaccaaatcaaacaaatagGATGATCATTTAGCACGTAGAGTCACATATTGGCCTCTAGATTTTATTAAACATGCTTACAAACACAAGTAATCGTAAAAAGGTCGCATGCTAAGTATGTGCATACAAATAcattaacaaatattataacattAAAACAGACAGAATATTACAAGGGCCAAAGActgatttaattaataattaattcaaaatggggCCTTCATAACAGTATGCAAACACTAATTTATTAAACGATCTTAAGGGGGTAGAACACTATTCAAAATGcagaaaatgttttctagaGCAGTAGCAGATTTTATTATTAGCtcagaaatatattttaagtagtTAGTTTATTAGATCCGGAAATTGATCAGTAGCTGATTTTGAGTGgcaaaacaattaattatgatgcagaatttaatatttaaagttGTTTTGAATTAGGGCAGCAAGTAGCAGATTTTAGGAAAATAtgcagaaaataattaattctaaGTGGCCGGATAGTGtgcagatttttttttaattgaagggTTGATTTAACCGTGCAGCAAATATGTACaacaaattttagttttaaaacatGCTGAAAtagtttatgaattatttttagatGGAAGAACCTAATTACAAATGCAGAAATTAACTAACAATTAGAAAAGAATGTAGcgtatttattttagttatttaacaTGCTGAAGTTTTCAGGGTATGATTTTAACAAgctattttatttaaacttattaACATTGATGTTATTAGTTAAATCCTGTaaacatgatttctaagtgaatatgctgaaattaattattgaacCTATAGGCATACTTTCTATATAAAGATGTAACAATATTCAAAAATCTATAGGAGTGATTGTCTAGACCCCAAATAATGTTTGAAAACTTTAATTGACCTATAGTCATTTTATCTAAGACAGATTGCTAATGCAAAGCACAGATTATCAACTAGCCATTTGTTTTTATTAGGAATAGAACATTGGTGATTTAGCACAAAGTAGGACGGGAGGCAAacacaatatttattattatacataaaatatatcacatactagatgaataaacaaataataatagacaGTGCACTAgtcaaacatataattaattttagagtAATTAGCCAAAAGGTGATTAATAGCAagtagatttatttttatttttttatatgaggAGGATTAGAATGTGAATATTCAGACCATCACACAACCTAAATTAATGCATGATTTCTTATGCAAATAATTGATGATAAAGTACAAGTAGCACATAAATTCCCTCCCTCTTAGACGATCCCCAAATACTTCATATATAGAGTAGAGttttaaagttatacaaatattacaaaccaaaaataaataaataatatctacaccattaaaataaacttaaacaTAATAGTCTCGTCCTGAAAACTCTTCTAGGCGACTCTTCAAACATCTTGAACCTTTAAGTTTAAACCTGTTTAAGTACAATGAAAAATACGGGCAAGTAATAACACATAAGAGACAATTTAATATAGCAAAATGATAAAGTTAACTATATAGATACGCACATAATATTGATTATTTCATGTACACAAGCATCATACAGACATGTAAGAATTCAAACAAGCTGTTGAGAATATAAAATCACACATCGAGAAAGAAAGGAATAAGGAAACTAACCCGGATGCTTCCTTGTATTTATTTCAACCATACAATCATGCGACAATGCAAAACGAAATTATGCTAGTGAAGAGAACTAACCAATTAAGCAGAAAATATTTCATCAATGAAGTATTAGTAGGAATCCAATCGAAACAGCAACACAGCAAAGAAAGCACTTTGAATGTTCGCTGGAAAACCTTTCTTTTAAGTagagagtaatatttttttttaaaattagagtGCTTCTCATTGTTCTCGCATGTAAGGGTGGGGAAATAAATAAAGGAGGGCACAAAGAAAGCACTTTGAATGTTCGCCGGAAAATCTTTCTATTAAGTAGAGagtaatatttcttttaaattagaGTGCTTCTCATTATTCTCGCATGTAAGGGTGGGGAAATAAATAAAGGAGGGCCTGATTTTATATAGTAGAGAGGGGGCATCGTAATAGGACACGAATAAAATTAGGAAgagtaatattatttttccttaaataaagAAGAGCCAAATCATAGTTATTTTTACCAAATATTAGTCCCATTTTTAATTAAGGTAAACAAAATCAGTTAACCATAATGCACCATGTAAAACAAGCAAGGAAAGAATAATTTTAGACAGTAAATTGATACAATCAAGCATGCAAACATAATTATTTaggataaattaaaattacaacCCCAAACAAATATTCACAGCCTAAAATACTTTGAGTATGATCAGCAACATCTAAAGTTAATGATTTCAACTAATCAAATTGATTCGGCCTGTAACCATAACTCTATAGAttatagatgaaaaaaaaataaaaaataaaaaaaatcaagcatAATACTAACAAAATATAAGAATTACCAGGAAGCCATTACATTGGACCTTACTATAATTGAAATCTACAATCAGATAACCAATCACCCAAAACATTCTCCCccataattaaacaaattattctGATTCTAATTTCACACGATGCACAGTCAATTAAGGAGTAAAATATGCTAGAATTAGTGGACAATAAAATTAGATTTAGACCAACTATTGAAAATAATCAGCGAATCTTAAAACGATTAGCAAGTTAATACTAAATCCAGGTTCAATCAGAAATCCATCCAAAAGTTTATGCATACATCATGAACATATTTCTATCATTCAAACATCAAGCAATTTAAAGCAATCATAAGAAATTATAATCAAAATAGGAATGACATAGAGTTGAGTAGATGAAATAATAGTTGATTGAAAGAAAATATCGGAGACCGATCCAAATTTCGTACTTCACCGGAGCTCGCTTGGTCAGAGTTGTTGTTGTTTCACCGGTTGGTGTGCATGGTTGCTGGTCGGAGTTGGCTTTCGCGGCTGCTGGCGTTGTTGTTCTCTCGTCTTCGCCGGAAGTGAGAAAGAGGCGACGCTGCCTGAAGCTCGCTGGTCGGAGCTTATTGTTTCTGCTGGTAGAGCATGCTGCTCTGCTCGCCTGGCTGTTGTCACGCTGGCAGTGCCATTTCACTGGCTACTTGCTGCTGGTGGTCCTGCGAAGAGAGGAGAGAAAATAGAAGAGGAAGGGAGAGAGGGCGAGAGAGAGGTGACTACCTCCGGTGGCTTTCGTCggaaaaaggaagagaaaggagaaggaGGCTCGCCGATCGGATGTTGCTGCTGGTTGTCGGAGCTGCGCCACTCGCTGGCAGCTTCACCAGTCGTTGGTGGTCCTCGTCGGTTGCTGGTCAAACGAATAAGAATAAGGTAGGAGAGGGGAAGGATAGAGATGAGAAGAGGCGAGGGGAGAGAGAGGGTCGCCAGGGTTGCTGCTGGTCACAGTTGCTGCTAGTCGCCAGAGCGaggaagagaagagagagagggGTTAGCGGctggagagggagagagagagaggagagaaattagaaaaaattaggGGTTTTGGTCTTTGAGATATTAAAAGGCAAGAGATGGAGCTTTGATTTTGTCCGTTGAATCGAATAAGATGGACGATTAAGATTTGATCTTAGATTTTAACTAAAGGATAGACAAATGAGATTAAATGAGGATTTGAAATTGATTAAAGTAGGATgactaaaattgaaatgaatagGTGgctatatttgaaattaaattagaattgaataggctagaattgaaaggaattagAATATAATAGGCTAACATTTAAAAGATTTGGAGGGAAATTAAGAAAATgctataaaattaatactatatgttataatatttttatataattaaaatcacttaaattttaaaacttttgaataaaataattattttgagttttactaataattttaaaatattttaataatatttacaataatttttttataaagtacacacactaaaatatataattttagacaaaatcgactaaaatttaaactcaaaatatattttaaaatacgtatttaatcgaatagcattccCAAAAGGattaaaggtcggtcaaaattggatgtcaacaaTTAGCGAATCCCCAATTACACCCACAAACATTCCAACTAACCGCTCACTTCGTATCCTTACTCCATCGTCACATTACTCAACCATGGTCACATAGTACACTACATCAAACTTCCTTACCACTAAGCCCAATCTTTTTCCCCAAGGTGAAGTCCACCTACGCATATTTCATCATATACACTATCTCTACTTCCCGCATTTACGATACACGAACAACCCTTACTATCAATTCCTCGCCCCTTGAACACTTTACCCTTCCATTATACCCTATAAGTTCGCTAAACACACAGAACAATCAAATATAAGCCGTCATAATCTTTACCACTGGGTGTAACATATATAAGTCAACACCACCATATAATCGCATACAcctatcgaacatatacaatatcatcaacatgtacgaacaatgaacaacttcataTTTCctcaaaatacacaattttgacaagtcattggtcctctcatggaacccaaacccaaaacaGTTAGCATACTGAAACGTGGTActcgatccaatgattatgccggaacgtggcaaccgatcccataattatgccaggacgtggcaaccgatccaagttagttatgccagaacgtgacaatcgatccaagttagtttgccgaaacgtgacaaccgatccattcaacacaccacaatcacaatcacaagatATTCTCAAGATCAtgcatttaagtcatgatttcatggtaaccatcattcatTTATCTccttacaacaagtgtgatcaataatgcaacatttatacacacatgtatcataatgaaggaAGAACAAACGTACATCACATAAACATAGAATCACAGCCATCACCTACAATGGGTTATTCATCAGTACACATCATGCAACCCTAATTCGACCATACTTAACCATAATTCATCGTTTAAGGCTTCTTTTTAGggtttaaatcaataatcattcGGTGCACGAATGCCTATACATAAATCCTACCATCGATTCACATATATTACGCAGTAAGCACAAATTTAAAgtactcaattcataaaacctagcctacctggacGCCAACACGAAGTTTTTGACCTCGATTCCCTGTTTTCCGAGATTCGTGACGGTGAATTTGGCCAAGAATCTGCAAGATATCACCATCCTCACGCTAGAAATCTCCTTCTCATtccttcccaagcttagagCAACTTTTCTGAGGTTTCTAGGgtgttttacgacttatttataattaggtattttagaaagatgaagaaaatatGATTTCTCGTAATTTATGTTCTGCCTCGCCTATCCCGCCCTGGCACCGCCGCCCTAGCGGCATCTGGCTCACTATGGCGGGACAAGGGCCCAAATTTTTCCCGAATATTGCTTCTCCTAAATAACGACGATTTTGGGTCGTTACACTCTTGTTAGTCACAATTAATTTAATGAgctaaaaggataaaaaattatacttaattattccaatttttttgagtttcatatctGAATTATTGAGAGTGTGCGTTTCCTACCCGTTTGGATTTacttaaaaaatagtttttaagtcaaaaaataaaaagtaagggagacctacttttgatttttaacttttgtttaaagtcattttaaacttattgaCACTTCCAAAagctaaaaatgacttaaaagtaggtttgatcaacttttaagccaatccaaacagacTCTAAGTTGATGTTGTCGTTCATAATTTACCACATAGATATCCTACACATTATTAAATGCATAAATTAATCTTTATCTTTTTACAAGATCAATAATAACTCATGTACTCATGAGAAGACTATTTAACACAACGTTCACTTCTACTACATCAATAATAATGCGCACACACATGACAAGACTGCTTTACAAATGTAGAGAGAATGAGACAACTTAGCATGACTCACACCAGCAGTGCACATGCCCATGACTagtatatgtgtatatatatatatatataaacataaaagacataatacataaacatgaccttTAACTTGGTGTCAGTTGACgactatgacctttaactttaggtgtgcacaagtagacatttaaacttgtataaaattgaacaaatagacacattcatcCTACATGGTaccctacatgacaattttgtgtcccacgtggtgtcctacgtgtattatgtcatgtaggacacatgtgtctacttattcaaattatataaatttaagtgtctacttgtgtacACTCAAAGTTAGAGGTCATAGTTGTCCACTGAAACCAAGTTaaatgtcatgtttatgtattatgtcatagAAAAATTACTTCTActtacatttaaaaataattaaccaaATACTTTTTCAAAATAGGTATTTGCCAAACAGGCCCGTCCTTGCCAAAAGACTAGGGTAGTTGGTAAATATATTCTGAtgaatcatcaacaacaacaacaacaaatgtGAGTTGGGTTTTTCACTAGTGctaaacaaagaagaaaatagagagagacACAGAGACGGGTTCTCTCTGGACTGATCGGCAAAACCATCGTTAGTTGCTTAGTTTATACTCTCCTCTAACCTTTTACTTTCCGTTTATCGATTTCTCTCATGTCATTCTAATGCTTAATCAGTAGAAAATTTTGATCGATTTGATATATGTAttgtttatttcttctttaagaaTAGTTAATCAGCGGATTTTCAAGTATAGATACACTAATTCGAGATTAATTAGGGACATCACTTTTGAAAGTTTTTGATTCCGATAACAAACCCTAGTTTTAATGGCTACATCTACTATTAACCATCATTCTCACTGGAATACTACCGCTGACACTGCTCCACAGCAGTCTAACCGATCAGAAGCAGCCGCGCGTGGCGTTTACTCGCCCTGGGCTCAGATTGGTCAATCAGAATCTAATATACAAGTAGTTCACTTCTCTGATTGTTCGCTTTCTGAACAAGTGGACGGTTGTGCGTTTGAGAGTGACACTAACAGCAATGGGGCTAAAAAGACGGTTTGGAATAAACCCTCAAATGGTGCAGCTGATGTTAGTCCTGTTATGGGTGCTCTCTCTTGGCCTGCTCTCTCTGACTCCACCAAGGCTTCATTTAAatcgtcttcttctttttctgattCACTCAGAACTCTGTCCAATGGATCAGTTTCTGAAACACAGGTTATTCCCCATTCCTCATTGCTACGATTTTTGGAATTGAGAATTAATATACTTGATGTTAACTACCTTAGGATTCAAGCGCACTAATTGCTGTTGTTTTTTCTCTCTGCACATGCTAGAACCACCTATGTATCAATTAATAGTTCCAGAAGCTCATTTATATGTAAACGTGTGGATCTTACAGGTCACTGGGATGGCATCAGCTTCTCATAGGCAAGCTAATACTAACAATGCAAACCCTAATACAATGCTGAACCATGTTGTACCCAGCCGCCAAAGGTCTATGAAGCGCGGTGGTGGTAACTCAAACCATAATGCATCAGCAAATGGCGTCTTTTCTGAGCAACAGGCACATGGTTTTGAGGTGGAAACAGTCAATAATTCTGGAAAGTCAGGTAATTATGGTGCTGAGTTTTCTTCAAGGGATAACAATCGTAGAGATGGTGGACAATGGGGGGGATTTGGAGCTCAATCACATGGTGGAAATGACCACCAACATCAACGAAATGCAAATAGGAGAGGCAATGTTGGTCCACACCCCCGTGGAGATGGCACGTATCATAATGGTTATGGGGGTAGGCGTGATCAGGAACGGCAAAATCAGGATTGGAAACCCCACAGAGGTTGGGGGAATAGGGATGCACACATGCAGCCTCAGAGAGGTCCAGCTAGGCCATTCATGGGGGCCCCACCTCATACGTCTCCACCTTATATACCTGGGCCCATGCCTGTGCAGCCCTATCAACCTCCCATGGTTTACTCTGGTGAGATGTCTTACTTCTCAAGatcttttttttgagtttctaaACCCCATTTTGTGTCTCTACTGATACTTTAACCAATATGCAGAAGTTCCACCTGTATTTTATTTTCCAGGTCCATTCCCTGATCCACTCAGAATGCCTATGCTTTCTCCTGTGCCACCTGTCTTCATTCATGTACCAGATACCCAGTTGCAAATTAGAATAGTGAACCAGATGGATTATTATTTCAGGTAGATATGTCTTTGTTCTATTTGCATGTAATTGCTCTTATTTAGTAACTGCCTTAACTGTATTGGTATCCTAAAGTCTTAATGTTACTATATTTTGTCGCAGTAATGAGAATTTGATTAAGGACACATTCTTGCGACAGAACATGGATGAACATGGATGGGTTCCGGTTACACTAATAGCAGGCTTCAAGAAAGTGAGTTGGTTGGAGTGTTCTCTTGACCCTTAGTTTGTGATTAATATTTTCAGGTGTATTAGTAGCTCATTCTTTTGAAAAAGCATCCCGACATATTAATTCAAGTTATTGCTGGTAACTCTTAAATCTTAATAATGTTGCCGAGCGTGGTTAAGTGTCgttgctctttttttttatggctTAGAAAATGCCAATGGTATCTTCTCCTCAAACAGGGAGAGACAAGGGGGACAGACATCTGGAACTGATGTTTTTGTACTTAATCCTTTGGACTTCCCTTCTCtgtttgtacttttttttctgGTGCAAAGTGTGAGCCTCTTTAGTCTTTTGTAacaatttgtttttgaaatcCTTAGGGTTATCCTCAAGATTTGGTAACAGCataataaaattagtaaaaaatagGACATACTTGAGCATAGAATCAGCCGTAGATCCATACTCTTATTAAGAAAAACAGTGGGGGAGAGCCAGGGTAGTTAGTAGTCATTTCAACTGGAGGTCTCTCTGTGTCTAATTCTCTATCTCTCTTATCGTTGTTGATTTTCCTCTGTTAGTTACAGGAGTAAAAAGGTCAAATTAATGAAAACTTCTAACTCTTTCCTTGGGGAGGAAAAAATTTCCTGCATTATCCAAACTAGTCGGAGTGGAACACTTGTAGAGTTGCATGATCTTGTATTGTCCCTCTTTCTTCGACATGTCTATGATATGACCAGGTAGTTGTAAGCAAATGGATGGATGATCATTCTATGGTATAGTTTATGTCATATGGGGCTTTGTTGAGATGTTTTTTCCAAGTATTAATGTCCATTGTATTAATTTGGAGTTTGAAGTCACTAGACTGAAATGTTTATGCTTCATGAGTAGAAAGTCAT
The Solanum stenotomum isolate F172 chromosome 12, ASM1918654v1, whole genome shotgun sequence DNA segment above includes these coding regions:
- the LOC125849316 gene encoding la-related protein 1C-like, whose product is MATSTINHHSHWNTTADTAPQQSNRSEAAARGVYSPWAQIGQSESNIQVVHFSDCSLSEQVDGCAFESDTNSNGAKKTVWNKPSNGAADVSPVMGALSWPALSDSTKASFKSSSSFSDSLRTLSNGSVSETQVTGMASASHRQANTNNANPNTMLNHVVPSRQRSMKRGGGNSNHNASANGVFSEQQAHGFEVETVNNSGKSGNYGAEFSSRDNNRRDGGQWGGFGAQSHGGNDHQHQRNANRRGNVGPHPRGDGTYHNGYGGRRDQERQNQDWKPHRGWGNRDAHMQPQRGPARPFMGAPPHTSPPYIPGPMPVQPYQPPMVYSEVPPVFYFPGPFPDPLRMPMLSPVPPVFIHVPDTQLQIRIVNQMDYYFSNENLIKDTFLRQNMDEHGWVPVTLIAGFKKVMELTDNIQLILNAVRSSTVVEVQGEKLRRRNDWFHWLMPPSVQNSTVSSPQSLPKSTSDLLVENLQRVAFDDKTVTHGNVEARLSRSSSAELNTPSN